The following coding sequences are from one Humulus lupulus chromosome X, drHumLupu1.1, whole genome shotgun sequence window:
- the LOC133804785 gene encoding U-box domain-containing protein 12-like — protein sequence MTINDLKRESVAFHEMFITSDEVPGDSFQKMPSLLNKLMEYVLLENPANDAPESDKDLVKHRSPVIPDDFRCPISLELMKDPVIVSTGHTYERSCIQKWIDIPGSTRDCVSSSSNRLVIYGLFGDSNGCKE from the exons ATGACGATCAATGACCTTAAAAGAGAGTCAGTTGCTTTCCATGAAATGTTTATCACAAGTGATGAAGTTCCAGGGGACTCATTTCAAAAGATGCCGTCCTTGCTTAACAAGTTAATGGAGTATGTACTACTAGAGAACCCAGCAAATGATGCCCCTGAAAGTGATAAGGACTTGGTTAAGCACAGATCTCCTGTTATTCCAGATGATTTTAGGTGCCCAATATCACTTGAGTTGATGAAAGACCCTGTGATTGTCTCCACTGGACAT ACATATGAAAGATCCTGTATTCAAAAGTGGATAGACATACCTGGCAGTACCAGGGATTGCGTGTCCTCATCCAGTAACAG GTTGGTGATTTATGGCTTGTTCGGAGATTCAAATGGCTGTAAAGAATGA